One window of Staphylococcus chromogenes genomic DNA carries:
- the recX gene encoding recombination regulator RecX → MRKITKIEVQKNNATRFNIYVDDQFETGVSDDTLVKLNLKKGDDISSQFLEEIKQQEYQQQAIQQALNYLSYRKRSSKEIERYLSKQNFPEDVIANAIHFCKAQNLINHEDYAESLKNTMILTTDKGPEIFKQKLIEAGIEAPLIQKYVARYEEEQPFDAILKVATKLKEKKKGPSQKVQQKVHQGLLQKGYTSDNIQAVLSELDFTEDAAGIDNLLQQDLEKVYNKYIKKYEGYQLKMKTIEALARKGYQYDAIQRKLEESGILNES, encoded by the coding sequence ATGCGTAAAATTACGAAAATAGAAGTTCAAAAAAATAATGCAACAAGATTCAATATTTACGTGGATGACCAATTTGAAACTGGTGTATCAGATGATACATTAGTGAAATTAAATTTAAAAAAAGGTGATGACATTTCATCTCAATTTTTAGAAGAAATTAAACAACAAGAATATCAACAACAAGCGATTCAGCAAGCTTTGAATTATCTGTCTTATCGAAAAAGAAGTAGTAAGGAAATTGAACGATATCTATCCAAACAAAATTTTCCTGAAGATGTGATTGCTAACGCGATTCATTTTTGTAAAGCACAGAATCTAATCAACCATGAAGATTACGCAGAAAGTTTGAAAAATACAATGATTCTTACCACTGATAAAGGGCCGGAAATATTCAAACAAAAATTAATTGAAGCAGGGATTGAAGCGCCTTTAATTCAAAAGTATGTCGCCCGTTACGAGGAAGAACAGCCTTTTGACGCAATATTAAAAGTTGCTACAAAACTAAAAGAGAAAAAGAAAGGTCCTTCGCAAAAAGTGCAACAAAAAGTCCATCAAGGATTGTTACAAAAAGGATACACCTCTGATAATATCCAAGCGGTATTATCGGAATTAGATTTTACTGAAGATGCAGCGGGGATTGACAATTTATTGCAACAGGATTTAGAGAAAGTCTATAATAAATATATCAAAAAGTATGAGGGCTATCAGCTTAAAATGAAAACAATAGAAGCATTGGCTCGAAAAGGTTATCAATATGATGCAATCCAAAGAAAATTAGAAGAAAGTGGTATTTTAAATGAGTCATAA
- a CDS encoding type 1 glutamine amidotransferase domain-containing protein, producing MAKKIAVLLADEFEDIELTSPKEALENAGHEVVIIGAEANSEIVGKHGEKAKADVGIADAKPEDYDGLLLPGGFSPDHLRGDEEGRFGTFAKYFLKENLPTFAICHGPQILIDTDELKGRTLTAVLNVRKDLSNAGATVKDESVVVDKNIVTSRIPDDLDDFNREITNLLNQ from the coding sequence ATGGCAAAAAAAATAGCTGTACTTTTAGCTGACGAATTTGAAGATATTGAATTAACAAGTCCTAAAGAAGCGCTTGAAAACGCTGGACATGAAGTTGTTATTATTGGCGCAGAAGCTAATTCAGAAATCGTCGGTAAACATGGTGAAAAAGCAAAAGCTGATGTAGGTATTGCTGATGCTAAACCAGAAGATTATGATGGTTTACTTTTACCAGGTGGATTCTCTCCTGACCATTTACGTGGAGATGAAGAAGGCCGCTTCGGAACATTTGCAAAATATTTCTTAAAAGAAAACTTACCAACTTTTGCAATCTGTCATGGTCCACAAATCTTAATCGATACAGACGAATTAAAAGGTCGTACTTTAACAGCTGTGCTTAACGTACGTAAAGACTTAAGCAACGCAGGAGCTACTGTTAAAGATGAATCAGTCGTTGTAGATAAAAACATCGTTACAAGTCGAATTCCAGATGACTTAGATGACTTTAATAGAGAAATCACAAATTTATTAAATCAATAA
- a CDS encoding acyl-CoA thioesterase, with translation MTKKRKAMKDAKTFKSRQVFPQDTNHLNTLFGGTMMANIDEVAAICACKHSNTQVVTASTDSVDFIRPIKNGDIMNYVAMVTYSGKSSMEICVQIYIEDVYNNEEHLAALSFLTFVALNDEGKPTEVPEVYPESEIEKWFHENAEVRVKRRKERRNESKHTLAFLENIKAQREEG, from the coding sequence ATGACCAAAAAAAGAAAAGCAATGAAAGACGCTAAAACATTTAAGTCTCGACAAGTATTTCCGCAGGATACTAATCATTTAAATACGCTATTCGGAGGTACTATGATGGCGAATATTGATGAAGTTGCTGCGATATGTGCTTGTAAGCATTCAAATACACAAGTCGTGACTGCCTCTACAGATTCCGTAGATTTCATTCGCCCAATTAAAAATGGGGATATTATGAACTATGTTGCAATGGTCACGTATTCTGGGAAATCTTCAATGGAAATCTGTGTTCAAATATATATAGAAGACGTCTATAATAACGAAGAACATCTAGCTGCTTTAAGTTTCTTAACATTTGTCGCTTTAAACGATGAAGGAAAACCAACGGAAGTTCCAGAAGTCTATCCAGAGTCTGAAATTGAAAAATGGTTTCATGAAAATGCAGAAGTACGCGTGAAGCGTCGTAAAGAACGTCGAAATGAGAGTAAACATACGCTTGCTTTTTTAGAAAATATTAAAGCACAGCGTGAAGAAGGATAA
- a CDS encoding pyruvate oxidase, whose product MTKMKANMALIKALEAWDIDHVYGIPGDSIDAVVDGLKSAEQRIKFVHVRHEEVASLSAAAYTKLTGKIGVALGIGGPGAIHLLNGMYDAKMDNVPQLILSGQTNSDKLGTKAFQEVDLPKLFEDVAVYNYQLKDSDASRIFDIVDEAIRTAYAQKGVAVLTLPNNILNQKVDVQLPSQVAPFQPQLPDAPTSEITKAAELLNQSKKPVILVGVGAQHAQDEVKALIEKAKIPTMVTLPAKTVVPYDHPYLLGNIGKIGTKPSYHAMQNADLLILVGTNYPYTDYLPHKDIPAIQIDVDQHAIGHRFNIDAPVIGDSKKSLHALTEAIHPVTQRDFLDDMLKRKETWDQWMEEDKRNESEPIRPERLMDAINKVIHEDTVIAADVGTSTVWSTRYLNLGIHNKFVISSWLGTMGCALPTAIASKIAYPGRQVIAISGDGAFEMVMQDFATAVQYNMPMVIFVLNNQELSFIKYEQQAAGELEYGIDFSDMDFAKYAEICGGVGYTLKDAKDIDAIVQTAVQQHKPTIVNVYVDVNAAPLPGQIVPEEAKNYAKFAYRSLTEEGKFVFKEMPSLSTAIKRFL is encoded by the coding sequence ATGACAAAAATGAAAGCAAATATGGCGCTAATCAAGGCATTAGAAGCCTGGGATATTGATCATGTTTATGGTATTCCTGGTGATTCTATAGATGCTGTTGTAGATGGCTTAAAATCTGCAGAGCAACGTATCAAATTTGTACACGTACGTCATGAAGAAGTAGCCAGCCTTTCAGCTGCAGCATATACAAAATTAACAGGAAAAATTGGTGTAGCTTTAGGAATCGGTGGTCCTGGTGCGATTCATTTATTGAACGGTATGTATGATGCTAAAATGGACAACGTGCCTCAACTGATTTTATCTGGTCAAACCAATAGTGATAAATTAGGGACTAAAGCCTTTCAAGAAGTCGATTTACCAAAATTATTTGAAGATGTCGCAGTTTACAATTATCAGTTAAAAGACAGTGATGCTTCTCGTATTTTTGATATTGTTGATGAAGCTATCCGTACGGCATATGCCCAAAAAGGGGTTGCTGTGTTAACACTGCCTAACAATATTTTAAACCAAAAAGTTGATGTCCAACTCCCTAGTCAAGTTGCCCCATTCCAACCACAGCTTCCAGACGCCCCTACTTCAGAGATTACAAAAGCTGCTGAGTTACTCAACCAAAGCAAAAAACCCGTTATTTTAGTGGGTGTAGGCGCACAACATGCGCAAGATGAAGTCAAAGCACTGATTGAAAAAGCAAAAATTCCAACAATGGTGACGTTACCAGCTAAAACCGTAGTTCCATATGATCATCCTTATTTATTAGGAAATATCGGAAAAATCGGTACAAAGCCTTCCTATCATGCGATGCAAAATGCAGACTTATTAATATTAGTCGGCACAAATTATCCTTACACAGATTATCTACCTCATAAAGACATACCAGCCATTCAAATCGATGTAGATCAACATGCCATTGGTCATCGTTTTAACATTGATGCACCGGTTATTGGAGACAGTAAAAAGAGCTTACATGCATTAACTGAAGCGATTCATCCTGTCACACAACGTGATTTCCTAGATGACATGTTAAAACGAAAAGAAACATGGGATCAATGGATGGAAGAAGATAAAAGAAATGAATCTGAGCCGATTCGCCCAGAACGTTTAATGGACGCGATTAATAAAGTGATTCATGAGGATACCGTCATTGCTGCTGACGTCGGAACGTCTACTGTTTGGTCAACACGTTATTTAAATTTGGGAATCCATAATAAATTCGTCATTTCTAGTTGGCTCGGTACGATGGGATGTGCATTACCTACAGCTATCGCTTCTAAAATTGCCTACCCAGGCCGACAAGTGATTGCTATTTCTGGTGATGGTGCGTTCGAAATGGTAATGCAAGATTTTGCGACAGCAGTTCAATACAATATGCCTATGGTGATTTTTGTTTTAAATAACCAAGAATTATCCTTTATTAAATACGAACAACAAGCTGCTGGTGAGTTAGAATACGGTATAGATTTCAGTGATATGGATTTTGCGAAATATGCTGAAATTTGTGGTGGTGTAGGCTATACACTAAAAGACGCTAAAGATATTGATGCGATTGTGCAAACAGCTGTTCAACAACATAAACCAACCATCGTTAATGTTTATGTGGATGTTAATGCAGCGCCGCTTCCAGGTCAAATCGTTCCTGAAGAAGCAAAAAATTATGCTAAATTCGCATATCGTAGTTTAACTGAAGAAGGTAAATTTGTTTTTAAAGAAATGCCTTCCCTTTCTACAGCAATTAAACGTTTCTTATAA
- a CDS encoding SE1561 family protein — protein sequence MEEPRTMNQVKERLTQFLEDIEQVNPDDVDIKDVDEWIALLDQLETKVNQLRQ from the coding sequence ATGGAAGAGCCTCGTACAATGAATCAAGTAAAAGAACGTTTAACCCAATTTTTAGAAGACATCGAACAGGTGAATCCAGATGACGTGGATATTAAAGACGTGGATGAGTGGATTGCACTTTTAGATCAACTTGAAACAAAAGTGAACCAATTGCGTCAGTAA
- the mutY gene encoding A/G-specific adenine glycosylase has protein sequence MHNPERFKSDLINWFEINQRQMPWRETSNPYYIWVSEVMLQQTQVNTVRSYYLKFIERFPTIEALANASDDDVLKYWEGLGYYSRARNFHTAAKEVAQNYGGQVPVQPEVFKTLKGVGPYTQAAVMSIAFNHPLPTVDGNVFRVWSRLNNDDSDIALQTTRTKFEAALRPYVETEAGTFNQAMMELGALICTPKNPLCLFCPVQTHCESYGKGTVLDLPVKTKKVKRKTETYNVYLIENEHQEYVIEQITANLLTHMWEFPKHPSATSLDELKAIYGDTFEVNHEKIDTMKQQFTHVTWVLEVYRASVNLEKFKLPYEDSAWLSPKNRDQFTLPASMNKIYEKYCKRNGK, from the coding sequence ATGCATAATCCAGAGCGTTTTAAAAGTGATCTTATAAATTGGTTTGAAATCAATCAGCGCCAAATGCCTTGGCGTGAGACTTCGAATCCTTACTATATTTGGGTGAGCGAAGTAATGCTACAACAAACACAAGTGAATACAGTGAGAAGTTATTATTTAAAATTTATAGAACGCTTCCCGACAATTGAAGCTTTAGCAAATGCGAGCGATGATGATGTTTTAAAATATTGGGAGGGATTAGGCTATTATAGCCGAGCGCGCAATTTTCACACAGCCGCAAAAGAAGTGGCTCAAAATTATGGGGGACAAGTCCCTGTTCAGCCCGAAGTGTTTAAAACATTGAAAGGAGTGGGACCTTATACCCAAGCTGCTGTTATGAGTATTGCGTTTAACCATCCCTTGCCGACAGTCGATGGCAATGTTTTTAGAGTGTGGTCTCGACTCAACAATGATGATTCAGATATCGCATTACAAACGACAAGAACGAAATTTGAAGCGGCCTTAAGACCCTACGTAGAAACGGAAGCAGGGACTTTTAACCAAGCGATGATGGAGCTAGGGGCATTAATATGTACACCGAAAAACCCATTATGCTTATTTTGTCCTGTACAAACCCATTGTGAAAGTTATGGAAAAGGGACTGTGCTAGACTTACCTGTGAAAACAAAAAAGGTAAAAAGAAAAACAGAAACTTATAATGTCTATTTGATAGAAAATGAACATCAAGAATATGTTATTGAGCAAATAACAGCCAATTTGTTAACTCATATGTGGGAATTTCCAAAGCATCCGTCAGCAACAAGTTTGGATGAGTTAAAAGCAATTTATGGCGATACTTTTGAAGTGAATCATGAAAAAATAGACACGATGAAACAACAGTTTACACATGTCACATGGGTGTTAGAAGTCTATAGAGCAAGTGTAAATCTAGAAAAATTTAAATTGCCCTATGAAGATTCCGCATGGTTATCACCTAAAAACCGTGATCAATTTACTTTACCAGCGTCGATGAATAAAATTTATGAAAAGTATTGTAAGCGGAATGGTAAGTAG
- the sgtB gene encoding monofunctional peptidoglycan glycosyltransferase SgtB: MKRTDRIKKQYTEPPSNEPYYNTYYQPVGHPPRKQRSRKIFRLVIMIAIIILALFIGGMYILSQRANVSDLSSIEQKATYVDASQMPDYTKGAFIALEDRRFYSHNGVDYRGSLRAIFASLKDRDRLQGGSTITQQLVKNYYYDNQQTITRKLKEMFVAKRVEQDYDKEKILSYYMNNIYFGDNNYTIESAANYYFGATTNKNNQSLPQITVLQSAMLASKVNAPSVYDVHNMSASFINRTKMTLEKMKQEGYINEGQYTEALQQLGG, translated from the coding sequence ATGAAAAGAACCGACCGAATAAAAAAACAGTATACTGAACCTCCTTCTAATGAACCCTATTATAATACGTATTATCAACCTGTAGGGCATCCGCCAAGAAAACAACGGTCACGTAAAATATTTCGACTAGTCATTATGATTGCTATTATTATACTTGCATTGTTTATTGGAGGCATGTATATCTTATCGCAAAGAGCGAATGTCTCAGATTTATCGAGTATTGAACAAAAAGCAACGTATGTGGATGCTTCACAGATGCCAGATTATACGAAAGGGGCATTCATTGCTTTAGAGGATCGAAGGTTTTATAGTCACAATGGTGTAGATTATAGAGGGAGTTTAAGAGCGATATTCGCTTCACTCAAAGATCGTGATCGTCTTCAAGGAGGAAGTACGATTACCCAACAACTGGTGAAAAACTACTATTACGATAATCAACAAACCATTACTCGAAAACTAAAAGAAATGTTTGTTGCAAAACGCGTCGAGCAAGATTATGATAAAGAAAAAATATTAAGTTATTATATGAATAACATATATTTTGGAGACAATAACTATACGATAGAGTCTGCGGCTAATTATTATTTCGGGGCAACAACAAACAAAAATAACCAGAGTTTACCACAAATTACCGTATTACAAAGTGCCATGTTAGCTAGTAAAGTCAACGCACCTTCAGTATATGATGTTCACAACATGTCAGCTTCCTTCATCAACAGAACTAAAATGACGTTAGAAAAAATGAAGCAAGAAGGTTATATTAATGAAGGTCAGTATACTGAAGCATTACAACAACTTGGTGGATAA
- a CDS encoding ABC transporter ATP-binding protein — translation MGSAIVLKIINVTHYYRNQKKQNILKPFSYQPEDIELNNITLHIYQGESLGIIGEEKSSKSLVGEILAGTVKPDKGRMVRTASMFYANMNQKTVETMSVKAYVEDVIRLYEYEVPVHKVEQIIKFAHLESQSQEMIQSLTDAEYAQLLFSLARASRAEIIVFSHILSYLNEDFMNKAVEMAHEYIEQGLTWVTIDNDLAKIQAVSNYLAWISHGQLRQEGPLKRVLSAFKSHEQDRNSLKSEEQRAHFDEDWKRNRSRMPELTYNFKRIERYHHAEPPAFLARIWTWLAVFFVGILLGAVLIFTNMGELQTKKVTTEDTIAKNNQDPYIEKLAYGIVEENSAKLNAKNKQKSITLPRYTVATITGENKTNYQIVVDGETYSASKSQFKYLNPAALYQNTSRDQIKPFMKSNYVESIDYFNGQIHLPHKKVKNTLVPEKENRFVEQITQQPISMLYNDRNQLVGFSFPMVKTETFKKKFNPDGNYWIGKSEDGYFIADLQNEQWVYIKL, via the coding sequence ATGGGGAGTGCAATTGTCCTAAAGATAATTAATGTGACACATTATTATCGTAATCAGAAAAAACAAAATATCTTAAAGCCTTTTAGCTATCAACCCGAAGACATCGAATTGAACAATATCACATTACATATTTATCAAGGTGAATCACTTGGCATTATTGGTGAAGAAAAATCTTCAAAATCATTAGTAGGAGAGATTTTAGCAGGAACAGTAAAACCTGATAAAGGTCGAATGGTTCGAACAGCATCAATGTTTTATGCAAATATGAACCAAAAAACGGTCGAAACGATGTCAGTCAAAGCCTACGTTGAAGATGTCATACGTTTATATGAATATGAAGTACCGGTACACAAAGTGGAGCAGATTATTAAATTTGCACATTTAGAATCCCAATCTCAAGAAATGATTCAAAGTTTAACGGATGCAGAATATGCACAGCTTTTATTCAGTCTAGCACGGGCTTCTCGAGCTGAAATTATTGTCTTCAGTCACATTCTGTCTTATCTGAATGAGGATTTTATGAATAAGGCGGTTGAGATGGCGCATGAATACATCGAACAAGGATTAACTTGGGTGACCATCGATAACGATTTAGCAAAAATACAAGCTGTGAGCAATTATCTAGCTTGGATTTCTCATGGTCAATTAAGACAGGAAGGGCCTCTAAAACGTGTGTTATCAGCATTTAAATCACATGAACAAGACCGAAATTCTCTTAAATCCGAAGAACAGCGTGCACATTTTGACGAAGATTGGAAGCGGAACCGTTCAAGAATGCCTGAACTGACTTATAATTTTAAAAGAATAGAACGGTATCATCATGCAGAACCTCCTGCATTTTTGGCACGCATATGGACTTGGTTGGCTGTTTTCTTTGTGGGGATTCTATTAGGCGCTGTTTTAATTTTTACAAATATGGGAGAATTACAAACTAAAAAAGTGACGACAGAAGACACGATTGCCAAAAATAATCAAGATCCTTATATCGAAAAATTAGCCTATGGTATCGTTGAGGAGAATTCAGCAAAACTGAATGCCAAAAACAAACAAAAATCTATCACTTTACCACGATATACTGTGGCGACGATTACAGGAGAAAACAAAACAAACTATCAAATTGTGGTAGATGGAGAAACGTATAGTGCCTCAAAATCACAATTTAAATATTTAAATCCTGCCGCATTATATCAAAATACGTCACGAGATCAGATTAAGCCTTTTATGAAATCGAATTACGTTGAGTCAATCGATTATTTTAATGGACAGATACACCTGCCTCATAAAAAAGTAAAGAACACATTAGTTCCAGAAAAAGAAAATCGATTTGTTGAACAAATTACGCAACAACCGATATCCATGTTGTATAACGATCGAAATCAATTGGTAGGATTTTCATTTCCAATGGTAAAAACAGAAACGTTTAAGAAAAAATTTAACCCTGATGGAAACTATTGGATTGGTAAATCTGAAGACGGCTACTTTATTGCAGATCTCCAAAATGAGCAATGGGTTTATATTAAATTGTAG
- a CDS encoding YfhH family protein: MSHKRLSEMERHEIYQEIQSYKEKMRKAEMNGIMNEYDVYANKVVIAESYLVNREDIKIGATYTLNDGSNEHFKVKHLKGVFAWGYREGVNQEEGIPLSLLQL, translated from the coding sequence ATGAGTCATAAACGATTAAGTGAGATGGAACGTCACGAAATATATCAAGAAATACAAAGCTACAAAGAAAAAATGCGCAAAGCTGAAATGAATGGCATTATGAATGAATATGATGTATATGCTAATAAAGTTGTTATTGCAGAAAGTTATTTGGTCAATCGAGAGGACATCAAAATCGGGGCCACATATACTTTAAACGATGGATCCAATGAGCATTTTAAAGTAAAACATTTAAAAGGTGTTTTTGCTTGGGGCTATCGAGAGGGTGTCAACCAAGAAGAAGGCATCCCATTATCACTATTACAATTATAA
- a CDS encoding metal-dependent hydrolase translates to MDTATHIAIGVGLTAIATTDPALGQNIAATATVLIAGSLIPDIDTVLKLKDNATYISNHRGITHSIPFTLFWPLLLTLLVFSVFTHVDPFHVWLWAQLAVFLHVFVDIFNSYGTQALRPISNKWIQLSVINTFDPIIFFILMIGIVIWALGVHPYIVFGPILILLIMYYILRFIMQSWLKKQALNQVEHLGTPIKVFVAPTIRFFQWRIAIQTEKHDYVGRSYGRNIVFSDKVERQPYPSDVVMQYAQYDSNIRAFLNFSSIYRWHIEHIDNKTTELRFIDLRYLKNDHYQFVAIAHLDENMKVIHSYTGWVFTEEKLMKKLFAH, encoded by the coding sequence ATGGATACTGCGACGCATATCGCAATCGGTGTTGGGTTAACGGCCATTGCAACAACGGACCCTGCCTTAGGGCAAAACATTGCTGCAACTGCAACGGTTCTAATTGCTGGTTCGTTAATTCCTGACATTGATACAGTTTTAAAATTAAAAGATAATGCAACTTATATTTCTAATCATAGAGGCATTACACATTCTATTCCTTTCACACTATTTTGGCCATTGCTACTCACTTTGCTTGTGTTTAGTGTTTTTACCCATGTCGATCCTTTTCATGTATGGTTATGGGCACAGTTGGCTGTATTTTTACATGTCTTTGTAGATATTTTCAATTCATACGGCACCCAAGCGCTACGGCCTATTTCCAACAAATGGATTCAACTCAGTGTGATTAACACATTTGACCCTATCATCTTTTTTATTTTGATGATTGGTATTGTTATATGGGCTTTAGGCGTACATCCTTACATTGTTTTTGGCCCTATCCTTATTCTACTCATCATGTATTACATTTTACGTTTTATTATGCAGAGTTGGCTGAAAAAACAAGCGTTAAACCAAGTTGAACATCTAGGGACACCAATAAAAGTGTTTGTAGCCCCTACAATTCGCTTTTTCCAATGGCGCATCGCTATTCAAACAGAAAAACATGATTATGTAGGTCGAAGTTATGGTCGAAATATTGTATTTAGCGATAAAGTCGAACGACAACCTTACCCAAGTGATGTCGTAATGCAATATGCACAATATGATTCTAACATACGTGCATTTTTGAATTTTTCATCTATTTATCGTTGGCATATTGAACATATTGATAATAAAACTACAGAGTTACGTTTTATTGATTTGCGTTATTTAAAAAATGACCACTATCAATTTGTAGCCATCGCACACCTTGATGAAAATATGAAAGTCATCCACTCCTATACTGGATGGGTCTTCACCGAAGAAAAACTAATGAAAAAACTCTTTGCACACTAA
- a CDS encoding teichoic acid translocation permease: protein MLEQLFIFFKNVPRHVRHSQYRLFQQKKQLTLMVAIFLAIILLLKVLLTAMALPEITQATILYRLAGFFIFGVIFIAIWNNYKNFPRDYYVTRHFNSSPMLHILISSCIYSLVLLLLMTVIGIVKPVNADTLIVGVLFYTFMTFIFIALLSYLLGLIRIIYAKLDVIFYILVFIVFCLLPIIFIKGTIHGGLSHFLMLNPVYYLVNGFQQSVIVGSHALNHLGYHFYFICWIGLLTVLNFALNDYVSQLRPNEHIQTQVHAKTGLEHKDYQ from the coding sequence ATGTTAGAACAATTGTTTATATTCTTTAAAAATGTTCCACGACACGTTCGTCACAGTCAATATCGCTTATTTCAACAAAAAAAGCAATTAACGCTCATGGTAGCGATTTTTCTCGCAATAATCTTATTGTTAAAAGTTCTTTTAACTGCAATGGCACTTCCTGAAATTACGCAAGCGACTATCCTGTATCGCTTAGCTGGTTTCTTCATTTTTGGAGTTATCTTCATTGCGATTTGGAACAACTATAAAAATTTCCCTCGGGATTATTATGTGACACGTCACTTTAATAGTAGTCCAATGTTGCATATATTAATTTCAAGTTGTATTTATAGTTTGGTGCTTTTGTTATTGATGACTGTTATAGGAATTGTCAAGCCCGTGAATGCGGACACTTTAATTGTAGGTGTATTATTTTATACATTTATGACATTTATATTTATAGCACTTTTATCCTACTTGTTAGGACTTATTCGTATCATTTATGCCAAATTAGATGTGATTTTTTACATTTTGGTGTTCATTGTCTTTTGTTTGTTACCTATTATTTTTATAAAAGGAACGATTCATGGTGGCTTATCACATTTCCTTATGCTTAATCCGGTGTACTATTTAGTCAATGGGTTTCAACAATCTGTAATTGTTGGCTCTCACGCTTTAAATCATCTTGGTTATCATTTTTATTTTATTTGTTGGATCGGTTTATTGACTGTACTCAATTTTGCGCTTAATGACTATGTTTCACAACTGAGACCAAATGAACACATTCAAACGCAAGTGCATGCAAAAACGGGGCTGGAACATAAAGATTACCAATAA
- the yfkAB gene encoding radical SAM/CxCxxxxC motif protein YfkAB, translated as MIHTTKKPISIHNDPWEAYNDITEHGELTLSNIEFTTTNLCNMRCSHCAVGYTLQTTDPVPLPMTLITQRLDEVPHLRTLSITGGEPMFSKKSIREVVKPLLKYAYDRGIYVQMNSNLTLPLDRYLEIAEYIDVMHISHNWGTIDTFTEVGFGAMDKKPPLKARERLYEQMISNSRTLSEQGMFVSAETMLNKSTQPYLEKIHQEVVHDMKCRRHEIHPMYPSDFASQLEVLPLAEIKSTIHHLLDIRDPHTWMLFGTLPIFPCIKDETDQQLRQRLVSTPNVSLRNDPDGRSRLNVNVFTGNVIVTDFGDETGTISNIQTDNLNEVFQKWLKTPLAQSLNCHCPSVKCLGPNVLVKNMYYPDVDFKSKEQRMHSLFQ; from the coding sequence ATGATTCACACGACAAAAAAACCTATTTCTATACACAATGATCCTTGGGAAGCTTACAACGATATAACAGAACATGGGGAATTGACACTGAGTAATATTGAATTTACTACGACGAACTTATGTAATATGCGTTGTAGTCATTGTGCTGTAGGATATACACTTCAAACCACTGATCCTGTGCCTCTACCGATGACATTAATTACGCAACGATTAGATGAAGTTCCTCACCTTAGAACACTCTCTATTACAGGTGGAGAGCCTATGTTTTCGAAAAAATCGATTCGTGAAGTAGTAAAACCTTTACTCAAATATGCTTATGACAGAGGCATATATGTTCAAATGAATTCTAATTTAACACTGCCATTAGATCGTTATTTAGAAATTGCAGAATATATTGATGTCATGCACATCTCTCATAACTGGGGAACAATCGATACCTTTACAGAAGTTGGCTTTGGCGCAATGGATAAAAAACCACCCTTAAAAGCCCGTGAAAGATTATATGAACAAATGATTTCGAATTCACGCACTTTAAGTGAACAAGGGATGTTTGTTTCAGCTGAAACCATGTTAAATAAGAGTACGCAACCGTACCTTGAAAAAATACATCAAGAAGTCGTACATGATATGAAATGTCGCCGTCATGAAATTCATCCGATGTATCCTTCTGATTTTGCGAGTCAGCTCGAAGTTTTACCTTTAGCTGAGATTAAATCAACTATACATCATCTTTTAGATATACGGGATCCTCATACATGGATGCTCTTTGGGACACTACCGATATTTCCATGTATTAAAGATGAAACGGATCAACAACTTCGACAACGTTTAGTATCTACACCCAACGTTTCACTTAGAAATGATCCAGATGGACGAAGCCGTTTAAATGTAAATGTTTTCACTGGTAATGTCATTGTCACCGATTTTGGGGATGAAACGGGCACAATTTCTAATATTCAAACGGACAATCTGAATGAAGTTTTTCAAAAATGGCTAAAAACACCTTTAGCGCAATCTCTTAATTGTCACTGCCCTTCTGTGAAATGCTTAGGTCCCAATGTCTTAGTCAAAAATATGTACTATCCTGATGTTGATTTTAAATCTAAAGAGCAACGGATGCATTCCCTATTTCAATAA